A stretch of the Thermofilum adornatum genome encodes the following:
- a CDS encoding 4-vinyl reductase: MGTENFEPYYMGRLVVVEGGNPFFFNVVLSREAVRALGIIEEVARVFREENVPILLFKASVPPSGVDGDVRIIVSADLKDEKQAERIAQKLRRIRYVSRVEYAKPIMPGVGVDAWSHPQMLHSDRALVLSEIYLKEILAFGWGGIGPGFAGLMYRVFFEAGRKIYDELYEKLVRTREDFIKLLEARARLLGWGVLEVVELTEDKAVFRVYDNIECMSLKGIEGAENALLRGLLAGILSGYWKTDGYHIKPAETKCIARGDPYCQLEYRKEKYEPLV; this comes from the coding sequence ATGGGTACTGAAAATTTTGAGCCATATTATATGGGTCGCCTCGTAGTTGTTGAGGGTGGCAATCCGTTTTTCTTTAACGTTGTCTTGTCGCGGGAGGCTGTTAGGGCTTTAGGCATAATAGAGGAGGTTGCCAGGGTCTTCCGGGAGGAGAATGTCCCGATTCTCTTGTTTAAGGCTAGTGTTCCGCCTAGCGGCGTCGATGGGGATGTTAGGATAATTGTCTCTGCTGACTTGAAGGACGAGAAGCAGGCAGAAAGAATAGCCCAGAAGCTTAGACGCATCCGCTATGTTTCAAGGGTAGAATACGCAAAGCCAATAATGCCTGGAGTAGGCGTAGACGCCTGGAGCCACCCACAGATGCTTCACAGCGACAGGGCGCTAGTACTCTCAGAGATCTACCTGAAGGAGATCTTGGCTTTCGGCTGGGGCGGCATCGGCCCAGGCTTCGCCGGCCTCATGTATAGGGTCTTTTTCGAGGCTGGCCGGAAGATTTACGACGAGCTATACGAAAAGCTAGTCAGGACCCGCGAAGACTTCATAAAGCTACTAGAGGCCAGGGCGAGGCTACTTGGCTGGGGTGTACTAGAAGTCGTAGAGCTAACAGAAGACAAGGCGGTCTTCAGGGTATACGACAACATAGAGTGCATGAGCCTCAAGGGGATAGAGGGCGCAGAAAATGCTTTGCTCAGAGGCCTACTAGCAGGAATCTTATCCGGCTACTGGAAGACAGACGGATACCACATTAAGCCAGCAGAGACAAAATGCATAGCCAGGGGAGACCCATACTGCCAACTAGAATACAGAAAAGAAAAATACGAGCCACTTGTATAA